A genomic segment from Micromonospora echinaurantiaca encodes:
- a CDS encoding HNH endonuclease — MPDIRPTVGSGALVLNATYEPLCVVSVRRAAILVLSAKAVCVADGDGILHSARNALPVPSVVRLTRFVRVPYRTHVGLSRRAIFARDGWRCAYCRGPAETIDHVFPRSRGGRHAWENVVAACAKCNHTKGDKTPAELGWRLHALPAAPKGVAWRVLGHRAPDPRWADWLDLREPEAA; from the coding sequence ATGCCTGACATACGACCCACGGTGGGCTCCGGCGCGCTGGTCCTCAACGCCACCTACGAGCCGCTGTGTGTCGTGTCCGTCCGTCGTGCCGCCATCCTCGTGCTCTCCGCCAAGGCCGTCTGTGTCGCCGACGGCGACGGCATCCTGCACAGCGCCCGCAACGCGTTACCGGTGCCGTCGGTCGTCCGGCTCACCCGGTTCGTCCGGGTGCCCTACCGCACCCACGTCGGACTGTCCCGCCGGGCGATCTTCGCCCGGGACGGCTGGCGGTGCGCGTACTGCCGAGGGCCGGCGGAGACCATCGACCACGTCTTCCCGCGCAGCCGGGGTGGCCGGCACGCCTGGGAGAACGTCGTGGCGGCCTGCGCGAAATGCAACCACACCAAGGGCGACAAGACCCCGGCCGAGCTGGGTTGGCGACTGCACGCGCTGCCGGCCGCCCCGAAAGGCGTCGCCTGGCGGGTGCTGGGCCACCGGGCCCCCGATCCGCGCTGGGCCGACTGGCTCGACCTGCGGGAGCCCGAGGCGGCCTGA
- a CDS encoding type III secretion system chaperone family protein, with product MPWWSWRPGPANGGDPETRSGITVEGTVRVGPPTPRQPEDDCPAVDRPAIPEMRAAVEPVTLGRVCEALDLLDVRYLADGDGNLLAMWERHAVLVTLEGPEDEILVMRARPHATVPPDWAYRVVNEWNHTRRFCKAYVGDPTERGQLPIYAELQVPFGAGTHDALLVEMLDCGAAVATSFVDWLHDEGALL from the coding sequence ATGCCGTGGTGGTCATGGCGCCCCGGTCCCGCCAACGGCGGCGACCCGGAAACTCGAAGCGGGATCACAGTGGAGGGCACCGTCCGGGTCGGGCCACCGACCCCCCGGCAGCCGGAGGACGACTGCCCGGCCGTCGACCGGCCCGCCATCCCGGAGATGCGGGCTGCGGTCGAGCCGGTCACCCTGGGCCGGGTCTGCGAGGCGCTCGACCTGCTCGACGTGCGCTACCTGGCCGACGGTGACGGCAACCTGCTGGCCATGTGGGAGCGGCACGCGGTGCTGGTCACCCTTGAGGGCCCGGAGGACGAGATCCTGGTGATGCGGGCGCGTCCACACGCGACCGTCCCGCCGGACTGGGCCTACCGGGTGGTCAACGAGTGGAACCACACCCGCCGGTTCTGCAAGGCCTACGTCGGCGACCCCACCGAACGCGGCCAGCTGCCCATCTACGCCGAGCTCCAGGTGCCGTTCGGCGCCGGAACGCACGACGCGCTCCTGGTCGAGATGCTCGACTGTGGCGCCGCGGTGGCCACCAGCTTCGTCGACTGGCTGCACGACGAGGGCGCCCTGCTCTGA
- a CDS encoding mechanosensitive ion channel family protein yields MRTVNLLHAAPTPSPDPSPSPECLEEALCKAAWEITNSVWFAEGSYWILLKPLRIVLILLLAVAARWLVHRTIRRLVRTTTAAGVPTMLRPLRERIPTAAAEPGEFVPERRRQRAEAIGSVLRSLSTAFIFGIALLMVLKEFSFDLAPLLASAGIAGVALGFGAQSLVKDLIAGLFMLIEDQYGVGDTVDLGEATGMVEAVGLRVTTVRDGRGVLWYIRNGEIIRVGNKSQGWALVVVDLPIGFAGTEEASAVLRTAAASVAVDPELAPEIVEAPEVLGVEQMTVEGAVIRTVVKTTADGQFAVGRELRRRLTEALENSGITARIAAARLYPGMPAGGPGETGQGGAT; encoded by the coding sequence GTGCGTACCGTCAACCTGCTCCACGCCGCGCCCACACCGAGCCCGGACCCATCGCCGAGCCCGGAGTGCCTGGAGGAGGCGCTCTGCAAGGCGGCCTGGGAGATCACCAACTCGGTGTGGTTCGCCGAGGGCAGTTACTGGATCCTGCTCAAGCCGCTGCGGATCGTGCTGATCCTGCTGCTGGCCGTCGCCGCCCGGTGGCTGGTGCACCGGACCATCCGCCGGCTGGTGCGCACCACCACCGCCGCCGGGGTGCCCACCATGCTGCGGCCGCTGCGCGAACGGATCCCCACCGCCGCGGCCGAGCCGGGCGAGTTCGTGCCGGAACGGCGGCGTCAGCGCGCCGAGGCGATCGGGTCGGTGCTGCGCAGCCTGAGCACGGCGTTCATCTTCGGCATCGCGCTGCTGATGGTGCTCAAGGAGTTCAGCTTCGACCTCGCCCCGCTGCTGGCCAGCGCCGGCATCGCCGGGGTGGCGCTCGGCTTCGGCGCGCAGAGTCTGGTCAAGGACCTGATCGCCGGCCTGTTCATGCTCATCGAGGACCAGTACGGCGTGGGCGACACGGTCGACCTGGGCGAGGCGACCGGGATGGTGGAGGCGGTCGGGCTCCGGGTCACCACCGTCCGGGACGGGCGCGGGGTGCTCTGGTACATCCGCAACGGCGAGATCATCCGCGTCGGCAACAAGAGCCAGGGTTGGGCCCTCGTCGTGGTCGACCTGCCGATCGGCTTCGCCGGCACCGAGGAGGCCAGCGCGGTGCTGCGTACCGCGGCCGCGTCGGTCGCGGTCGACCCCGAGCTGGCGCCGGAGATCGTGGAGGCGCCCGAGGTGCTCGGCGTGGAGCAGATGACGGTGGAGGGCGCGGTGATCCGGACCGTCGTCAAGACCACCGCCGACGGGCAGTTCGCGGTCGGCCGTGAACTGCGCCGCCGGCTGACCGAGGCGCTGGAGAACTCCGGGATCACCGCGCGGATCGCGGCGGCACGTCTCTACCCGGGGATGCCCGCCGGCGGTCCCGGCGAGACCGGTCAGGGCGGCGCCACCTGA
- a CDS encoding HEAT repeat domain-containing protein yields MLIGEVARRSGVSARMLRHYDSLGLVQPTGRTVGGYREYTPDDIRRIFYVEGLRSLGLSLRQVARTLDDPGFTPSALVGDLIRKTEERLDREHELLDRLRTVDAAEPAGWQDVARIVDLLHGLGSPSAARRQQAALAPTEPAAVPAELLATAILTESDPNVAGALRWALARAGGAGVANLASGLTSVDVDVRRRAALALAELPDGEATATLTGALGDPDPTVRGHAALAVGARGGTRAVPTLVGMVVEGRNDVEAAETLGTLARDAAWADRILAALVDELAAHTADPTVRVRLTQALAELPGTIALATLRQLAHDDDRPVALVASALVTVLENRSDERTGDATAGGSHRHG; encoded by the coding sequence GTGCTGATCGGTGAGGTGGCGCGCCGCTCGGGGGTGAGCGCCCGGATGCTCAGGCACTACGACTCCCTCGGGCTGGTGCAGCCGACGGGCCGCACCGTGGGTGGCTACCGGGAGTACACCCCCGACGACATCCGGCGGATCTTCTACGTGGAGGGTCTGCGGTCCCTGGGACTGTCGTTGCGTCAGGTCGCGCGCACTCTCGACGATCCCGGATTCACCCCGTCCGCGCTGGTCGGCGACCTGATCCGGAAGACCGAGGAACGACTGGACCGGGAGCACGAGCTGCTCGATCGGCTCCGTACGGTCGATGCGGCCGAGCCCGCCGGCTGGCAGGACGTCGCGCGCATCGTCGACCTCCTGCACGGGCTGGGTTCGCCGAGCGCCGCGCGGCGGCAGCAGGCCGCCCTGGCCCCGACCGAGCCCGCGGCGGTTCCCGCCGAGCTGTTGGCCACGGCGATCCTCACCGAATCCGATCCGAACGTCGCCGGGGCCCTGCGCTGGGCCCTCGCGCGAGCCGGCGGGGCCGGGGTGGCGAACCTGGCGTCCGGCCTGACCTCCGTCGACGTCGACGTCCGGCGGCGCGCGGCCCTCGCGCTCGCCGAGCTGCCCGACGGCGAGGCGACCGCGACGCTCACCGGCGCCCTCGGCGACCCGGACCCGACGGTCCGCGGCCATGCCGCTCTCGCCGTGGGAGCACGGGGCGGGACGCGAGCCGTCCCGACGCTCGTCGGCATGGTGGTCGAGGGCCGCAACGATGTCGAGGCGGCCGAGACCCTGGGCACGTTGGCGCGGGACGCGGCGTGGGCAGACCGGATCCTGGCGGCGCTGGTCGACGAGCTCGCCGCACACACCGCGGATCCGACGGTTCGGGTGCGCCTGACCCAGGCCCTCGCCGAACTGCCGGGCACCATCGCGCTGGCCACCCTCCGGCAACTGGCACACGACGACGACCGGCCCGTGGCGCTCGTCGCCTCGGCCCTCGTAACGGTGCTGGAGAACCGGTCGGACGAGCGGACCGGGGACGCCACGGCCGGTGGTTCCCACCGCCACGGCTGA
- a CDS encoding MFS transporter, producing the protein MEATVSDERPSPEGPATFHEVFAQREYRAIFAASALSWVGDYIAKAAVTLLVYQETRSVALSAAAFAISYLPWLVGGPLLSTLAERHRYRQVMVACDLIRMALMVVIAIPNMPVNVILVLLFAATLANPPSQAAKSALMPLVLTGDKLVLGLSLNASTGQAAQVVGYLIGASVAAFNPALALLINAATFAVSAALTRFGVADRPPAMTAAHRSHLLRETGQGFRLVFGTPVLRAIAVLVFSAMLFSIVPEGLAAAWASEHGAGGMDTGVAQAVIMAANPVGFILGGLVVGRAFGPDRRLALMRPLAVLAPAVLVPALFDPPPAVVALLAGACGFAVAGMLPMANGLFVRALPSGFRARAFGVMASGVQVIQGVAVLVTGLLAERFPIPAVVGWWSAAGVLLMALVALRWPSRSSVDAAVTAAERAGGAGVAPAEDVTREQTGGAPDRGEGGADERPPAQDGPGGPVAGRPGEPGRPRHAVR; encoded by the coding sequence ATGGAGGCGACGGTGTCCGACGAGCGACCCTCTCCGGAAGGGCCGGCCACCTTCCATGAGGTGTTCGCCCAGCGCGAGTATCGGGCGATCTTCGCGGCCAGCGCACTCTCCTGGGTCGGTGACTACATCGCCAAGGCGGCGGTCACCCTCCTGGTCTACCAGGAGACCCGGTCGGTGGCCCTCTCCGCCGCCGCGTTCGCGATCAGCTACCTGCCCTGGCTGGTCGGCGGCCCGCTGCTGTCCACCCTCGCCGAACGGCACCGCTACCGGCAGGTGATGGTCGCCTGCGACCTGATCCGGATGGCGCTGATGGTGGTCATCGCCATCCCGAACATGCCGGTCAACGTGATCCTGGTGCTGCTCTTCGCCGCCACCCTGGCCAACCCACCGAGCCAGGCCGCGAAGTCCGCGCTGATGCCGCTGGTGCTGACCGGCGACAAGCTGGTCCTCGGGCTGTCTTTGAACGCCAGCACCGGCCAGGCCGCGCAGGTCGTCGGCTACCTGATCGGCGCGTCCGTGGCGGCGTTCAACCCGGCGTTGGCCCTGCTGATCAACGCGGCGACGTTCGCCGTCTCGGCCGCGCTCACCCGCTTCGGCGTCGCCGACCGGCCGCCGGCGATGACCGCCGCGCACCGCAGCCACCTGCTCCGGGAGACCGGCCAGGGGTTCCGGCTCGTGTTCGGCACGCCGGTGCTGCGGGCCATCGCCGTGCTGGTGTTCAGCGCCATGCTCTTCTCGATCGTGCCGGAGGGGCTGGCCGCGGCCTGGGCGAGCGAGCACGGCGCCGGCGGGATGGACACCGGCGTCGCGCAGGCCGTCATCATGGCCGCCAACCCGGTCGGCTTCATCCTCGGCGGGCTGGTGGTCGGGCGGGCGTTCGGGCCCGACCGGCGACTGGCGCTGATGCGGCCCCTCGCGGTGCTCGCCCCGGCGGTGCTGGTGCCCGCCCTGTTCGACCCGCCACCGGCGGTGGTGGCGCTGCTCGCCGGGGCCTGCGGGTTCGCGGTCGCCGGCATGCTGCCGATGGCCAACGGCCTGTTCGTCCGCGCCCTGCCCAGCGGCTTCCGGGCCCGGGCGTTCGGCGTGATGGCCAGCGGGGTGCAGGTGATCCAGGGCGTGGCGGTGCTGGTCACCGGGCTGCTCGCCGAGCGGTTCCCGATCCCGGCCGTGGTCGGGTGGTGGAGTGCGGCGGGCGTCCTGCTGATGGCCCTGGTGGCGCTGCGCTGGCCGAGCCGGTCGAGCGTCGACGCGGCGGTCACCGCGGCGGAACGGGCCGGCGGCGCCGGGGTGGCGCCGGCCGAGGACGTGACCAGGGAGCAGACCGGCGGCGCGCCGGACCGGGGCGAGGGCGGGGCGGACGAGCGGCCGCCGGCGCAGGACGGCCCCGGCGGTCCGGTCGCCGGCCGGCCCGGCGAACCGGGGCGGCCGCGCCACGCGGTGAGGTGA
- the ettA gene encoding energy-dependent translational throttle protein EttA, whose product MAQFIYVLEKARKAHGDKVVLDNVTLNFLPGAKIGVVGPNGAGKSSLLKIMAGWDRPSNGEARLMPGYTVGMLAQEPPLNDAKTVLGNVEEAVAETKAKLERFNKIAEQMATDYSDALMEEMGKLQEELDNADAWDIDSKLELAMDALRCPPPDADVTMLSGGERRRVALCKLLLEAPDLLLLDEPTNHLDAESVQWLEQHLAKYAGTVIAITHDRYFLDNVANWILELDRGRTYPYEGNYSTYLEKKAARMAVEGRRDAKMKKRLDEELEWVRSNAKARQTKSKARLERYEEMATAAENTRKLDFEEIQIPPGPRLGSTVIEARNLTKAFGDRVLIDDLSFSLPRNGIVGVIGPNGVGKTTLFKTIVGLEEPTSGSVKVGDTVSLSYVDQSRAGLAGDKTVWETVSDGLDHLLVGKVEMPSRAYIAAFGFKGPDQQKPTKVLSGGERNRLNLALTLKIGGNVILLDEPTNDLDVETLGSLENALLEFPGCAVVISHDRMFLDRVATHILAWEGDDQNPARWFWFEGNFEAYEKNKIDRLGAEAARPHRVTYRKLTRD is encoded by the coding sequence GTGGCCCAGTTCATCTACGTCCTGGAAAAGGCGCGCAAGGCGCACGGCGACAAGGTCGTGCTCGACAACGTGACGCTGAACTTCCTGCCGGGGGCCAAGATCGGTGTGGTCGGTCCGAACGGCGCCGGTAAGTCCAGCCTCCTCAAGATCATGGCGGGCTGGGACCGGCCGAGCAACGGCGAGGCGCGGCTGATGCCCGGCTACACCGTGGGCATGCTGGCCCAGGAGCCGCCGCTGAACGACGCCAAGACCGTCCTCGGCAACGTCGAGGAGGCGGTCGCCGAGACCAAGGCGAAGCTGGAGCGGTTCAACAAGATCGCCGAGCAGATGGCGACCGACTACTCCGACGCGCTGATGGAGGAGATGGGCAAGCTCCAGGAGGAGCTGGACAACGCCGACGCCTGGGACATCGACTCCAAGCTCGAGCTGGCCATGGACGCGCTGCGCTGCCCGCCGCCGGACGCCGACGTCACCATGCTCTCCGGTGGCGAGCGCCGCCGGGTGGCGCTGTGCAAGCTGCTGCTGGAGGCGCCCGACCTGCTGCTGCTCGACGAGCCCACCAACCACCTGGACGCGGAGAGCGTGCAGTGGCTGGAGCAGCACCTGGCCAAGTACGCCGGCACCGTCATCGCCATCACCCACGACCGGTACTTCCTCGACAACGTGGCCAACTGGATCCTGGAGCTGGACCGCGGCCGGACGTACCCGTACGAGGGCAACTACTCCACCTACCTGGAGAAGAAGGCCGCCCGGATGGCGGTCGAGGGCCGCCGCGACGCGAAGATGAAGAAGCGCCTCGACGAGGAGCTGGAGTGGGTCCGCTCCAACGCCAAGGCCCGGCAGACCAAGTCCAAGGCCCGCCTCGAGCGTTACGAGGAGATGGCCACCGCGGCGGAGAACACCCGCAAGCTGGACTTCGAGGAGATCCAGATCCCGCCGGGCCCGCGCCTGGGCAGCACGGTGATCGAGGCGCGGAACCTCACCAAGGCCTTCGGCGACCGGGTGCTGATCGACGACCTGTCGTTCTCGCTGCCGCGCAACGGCATCGTCGGCGTGATCGGTCCGAACGGCGTCGGTAAGACCACCCTGTTCAAGACCATCGTCGGGCTGGAGGAGCCGACCTCCGGCTCGGTGAAGGTCGGCGACACCGTCTCGCTGTCGTACGTCGACCAGAGCCGGGCGGGGCTGGCCGGTGACAAGACGGTCTGGGAGACCGTCTCCGACGGGCTGGACCACCTCCTGGTGGGCAAGGTCGAGATGCCGTCCCGGGCGTACATCGCGGCGTTCGGGTTCAAGGGCCCGGACCAGCAGAAGCCGACCAAGGTGCTCTCCGGCGGCGAGCGCAACCGGCTCAACCTGGCGCTGACGCTGAAGATCGGCGGCAACGTGATCCTGCTCGACGAGCCGACCAACGACCTCGACGTCGAGACGCTCGGCAGCCTGGAGAACGCGCTGCTGGAGTTCCCCGGCTGCGCCGTGGTCATCTCGCACGACCGGATGTTCCTCGACCGGGTCGCCACGCACATCCTGGCCTGGGAGGGCGACGACCAGAACCCGGCGAGGTGGTTCTGGTTCGAGGGCAACTTCGAGGCGTACGAGAAGAACAAGATCGACCGGCTCGGCGCCGAGGCCGCCCGGCCGCACCGGGTGACCTACCGCAAGCTGACCCGCGACTGA
- a CDS encoding class F sortase yields MAGSRARNPRPDPRRAAARRALRASRRVVVAATGRLRRVAGQAVTASVATPDPAAQPLPPRPRHRWAAGRRLADAGPGLPVLVIGTLMALIIAMLGVERVTGIHVLPDRFTAGLRPPPKKFPVLAASRPVGISSQPIDLAAPVHNVGIAPDGSIAVPDAARAQEAGWYDQGPTPGQYGPAVIVGHVDTNTGPAVFHQLRELRAGDPVEVSREDGSVAVFEVNSVERFDKERLPVDEVYGDFSRPNLRLITCGGRWIGGETGYADNVVVFATLVRARTG; encoded by the coding sequence ATGGCCGGTTCTCGCGCGCGTAACCCGCGACCGGATCCGCGCCGGGCGGCCGCCCGGCGGGCGCTGCGGGCGTCCCGCCGGGTGGTGGTGGCCGCCACCGGCCGGCTGCGCCGGGTGGCCGGGCAGGCCGTCACGGCCAGCGTGGCCACGCCCGACCCGGCCGCCCAACCGCTGCCGCCCCGGCCGCGGCACCGCTGGGCCGCCGGCCGCCGGCTGGCCGACGCCGGGCCGGGGCTGCCGGTGCTGGTGATCGGCACCCTGATGGCGCTGATCATCGCGATGCTCGGGGTGGAGCGGGTCACCGGGATCCACGTCCTGCCCGACCGGTTCACCGCGGGCTTGCGGCCACCGCCGAAGAAGTTCCCGGTGCTGGCGGCCAGCCGACCGGTGGGCATCAGCAGCCAACCGATCGACCTGGCGGCGCCCGTGCACAACGTGGGCATCGCCCCGGACGGCAGCATCGCCGTGCCGGACGCCGCCCGCGCCCAGGAGGCCGGCTGGTACGACCAGGGCCCGACCCCGGGCCAGTACGGGCCGGCCGTCATCGTCGGGCACGTCGACACCAACACCGGACCGGCGGTGTTCCACCAGTTGCGTGAGCTGCGCGCCGGCGATCCGGTCGAGGTCAGCCGCGAGGACGGCTCGGTGGCGGTCTTCGAGGTGAACTCGGTGGAGCGGTTCGACAAGGAGCGGTTGCCGGTGGACGAGGTGTACGGCGACTTCAGCCGCCCCAACCTGCGCCTGATCACCTGTGGCGGACGCTGGATCGGCGGCGAGACCGGTTACGCCGACAACGTGGTGGTCTTCGCCACCCTGGTGCGGGCGCGCACCGGATGA
- a CDS encoding HEAT repeat domain-containing protein has product MVPIDSAHSDSENPRLLDALAAGNSSTRLKAALAIGSRPEPGFVDVLVARCAIEPDFFVRDMLTWALTRLPAEITVPKLRAELRSARAQARSQALHTLSKIGDRSAWPAITPSLLHDTDDEVARTAWRAAVVLVPDEEKGALAAELATQFGRGDRQVRLSLSRALAALGDVVEPILRTAMAHHDPTVRAHAGATERLLHDPDAGFDLAVDEATRVVALGPHREETSEC; this is encoded by the coding sequence GTGGTCCCCATCGACTCGGCACACAGCGACTCCGAGAACCCGCGACTGCTGGACGCACTGGCCGCCGGCAACTCGTCGACGCGGCTGAAGGCGGCCCTGGCGATCGGTAGCCGGCCCGAGCCCGGCTTCGTCGACGTGCTCGTGGCACGGTGCGCGATCGAGCCGGACTTCTTCGTGCGCGACATGCTCACCTGGGCGCTGACCCGGCTCCCGGCGGAGATCACGGTGCCGAAGCTGCGCGCGGAACTCCGCTCCGCGCGGGCACAGGCCCGTAGCCAGGCGTTGCACACGCTGTCCAAGATCGGTGACCGGAGCGCGTGGCCGGCGATCACGCCGTCGCTGCTGCACGACACCGACGACGAGGTGGCGCGGACCGCATGGCGGGCGGCCGTCGTCCTGGTGCCCGACGAGGAGAAGGGGGCGCTGGCGGCGGAACTGGCGACGCAGTTCGGCCGCGGCGACCGGCAGGTACGGCTCAGTTTGAGCCGCGCCCTCGCCGCACTCGGCGACGTGGTCGAGCCGATCCTGCGAACGGCGATGGCGCACCACGACCCGACGGTGCGGGCGCACGCGGGCGCCACCGAGCGGCTCCTCCACGACCCGGATGCCGGATTCGACCTGGCCGTCGACGAAGCGACACGGGTCGTCGCGCTCGGTCCGCACCGGGAGGAGACCAGCGAGTGCTGA
- a CDS encoding acyl-CoA thioesterase, which produces MADRFVYHCTLRWSDLDAYGHVNNSRFLTLYEEARVALMFAGGRAWGVGSFADGVVIRRHEVDYLRPVDYALGRATAEAAPTVRIELWVEEIRAASFTVAYELYDGDVLASRARSVLVPFDLDRQVPRRVSAEEREFLLTYAPQGAA; this is translated from the coding sequence GTGGCCGACCGCTTCGTCTACCACTGCACCCTGCGGTGGTCCGACCTGGACGCGTACGGCCACGTCAACAACTCGCGCTTCCTCACCCTCTACGAGGAGGCCCGGGTGGCGTTGATGTTCGCCGGTGGCCGGGCGTGGGGAGTGGGCTCGTTCGCCGACGGCGTGGTGATCCGCCGGCACGAGGTCGACTACCTGCGCCCGGTCGACTACGCGCTCGGCCGGGCCACCGCGGAGGCGGCGCCGACGGTCCGGATCGAACTCTGGGTGGAGGAGATCCGGGCCGCCTCGTTCACCGTCGCCTACGAGCTGTACGACGGCGACGTGCTGGCCAGCCGGGCCCGCTCGGTGCTGGTCCCGTTCGACCTCGACCGGCAGGTGCCGCGCCGGGTCAGCGCCGAGGAGCGTGAGTTCCTCCTGACGTACGCCCCGCAGGGCGCGGCGTGA
- a CDS encoding Lrp/AsnC family transcriptional regulator yields MDDMDWALLRELQADARLSFSELSRRVHLSPPAVAERVRRLEESGIITGYHAHVDLTRAGRTVVALIRMSCYGARCILHDPEVADWPEILEIHRITGDACSMLKVAAGSIDEFEAVIDRLAPYGQPSSTMVLSTPLDWHPVTPLPPAHGPTARRR; encoded by the coding sequence ATGGACGACATGGACTGGGCGCTGCTGCGCGAACTGCAGGCCGACGCGCGGCTCTCCTTCAGCGAGCTGTCCCGGCGGGTGCACCTGTCACCGCCCGCGGTGGCCGAGCGGGTCCGCCGGCTGGAGGAGTCCGGCATCATCACCGGCTACCACGCGCACGTCGACCTGACCCGGGCCGGACGCACAGTGGTCGCGCTGATCCGGATGTCCTGCTACGGCGCCCGGTGCATCCTGCACGACCCGGAGGTCGCCGACTGGCCGGAGATCCTGGAGATCCACCGGATCACCGGCGACGCGTGCAGCATGCTCAAGGTCGCGGCCGGCTCGATCGACGAGTTCGAGGCGGTGATCGACCGGCTCGCCCCGTACGGCCAGCCGTCCAGCACGATGGTGCTCTCCACCCCGCTGGACTGGCATCCGGTCACCCCGCTGCCGCCCGCCCACGGCCCCACCGCCCGCCGCCGCTGA
- a CDS encoding globin, translated as MNPAAESGRPRPSMTLFEAIGGEPAFRKLVDEFYAGVADDPLLRPMYPEEDLGPAADRLTLFLMQYWGGPNTYSAQRGHPRLRMRHAPFRIGAAERDAWLRHMRTAVDSLDLPPELATALWDYLERAAYFMVNVMEDPAAGTP; from the coding sequence GTGAATCCCGCTGCTGAGTCCGGCCGTCCCCGGCCGTCGATGACCCTCTTCGAGGCGATCGGCGGTGAGCCCGCCTTCCGCAAGCTGGTCGACGAGTTCTACGCGGGGGTCGCCGACGACCCGCTGCTGCGCCCGATGTATCCGGAGGAGGACCTGGGCCCGGCGGCGGACCGGCTGACGCTGTTCCTGATGCAGTACTGGGGCGGCCCGAACACCTACTCGGCCCAGCGGGGGCACCCGCGGCTGCGGATGCGGCACGCGCCGTTCCGGATCGGCGCGGCCGAGCGGGACGCCTGGCTGCGGCACATGCGCACGGCGGTCGACAGCCTCGACCTGCCGCCGGAACTCGCCACCGCGCTCTGGGACTACCTGGAGCGGGCGGCGTACTTCATGGTCAACGTGATGGAGGACCCGGCCGCCGGGACGCCGTAG
- a CDS encoding tryptophan 2,3-dioxygenase, with the protein MSPPGSRRRRQVKQTELPAPAPAAVVRPTTPQQRAARAQRNGGKPTLEFTERVPYDAYVRASTLHRLQEPLSDDPGEMSFLVVSQIMELYFKLTCHELRETQRLLRADRVWDALAPLRRAALHLEGLNAAWKGLRWMTPADFNRFRNLLGEGSGFQSAMYRHLEFLLGLRDPALIRPFRRHTEVYAELTATLAAPSVWDDVLALLARHGHDLPAELLERDVAVEHEPHAAVEAAWVRIYADAGPENHLRLLGEALTEVAEQFGDWRQHHIKAVQRTMGAKVGSGGSAGLAWLQRSMARVVFPELWSARTAM; encoded by the coding sequence ATGTCGCCACCCGGCTCACGGAGGAGACGACAGGTGAAGCAGACGGAGCTGCCGGCGCCCGCGCCGGCCGCGGTGGTGCGCCCCACCACCCCGCAGCAGCGGGCCGCTCGGGCGCAGCGCAACGGCGGTAAGCCGACGCTGGAGTTCACCGAGCGGGTGCCCTACGACGCGTACGTCCGGGCCAGCACCCTGCACCGGTTGCAGGAACCGCTCAGCGACGACCCGGGCGAGATGTCGTTCCTGGTGGTCAGCCAGATCATGGAGCTGTACTTCAAGCTCACCTGCCACGAGCTGCGGGAGACCCAGCGGCTGCTGCGGGCCGACCGGGTCTGGGACGCGTTGGCCCCGCTGCGCCGCGCCGCCCTGCACCTGGAGGGGTTGAACGCGGCCTGGAAGGGGCTGCGCTGGATGACCCCGGCCGACTTCAACCGGTTCCGCAACCTGCTCGGCGAGGGCTCCGGCTTCCAGTCGGCGATGTACCGCCACCTGGAGTTCCTGCTCGGGCTCCGGGACCCGGCGCTGATCCGGCCGTTCCGCCGGCACACCGAGGTGTACGCCGAACTGACCGCCACCCTGGCCGCGCCGAGCGTCTGGGACGACGTGCTCGCCCTGCTCGCCCGGCACGGCCACGACCTCCCGGCCGAGCTGCTGGAGCGGGACGTGGCCGTCGAGCACGAGCCGCACGCCGCGGTGGAGGCGGCCTGGGTGCGGATCTACGCCGACGCCGGACCGGAGAACCACCTGCGGCTGCTGGGCGAGGCGCTGACCGAGGTGGCCGAGCAGTTCGGTGACTGGCGGCAGCACCACATCAAGGCCGTGCAGCGGACAATGGGCGCCAAGGTCGGCAGCGGCGGCTCCGCCGGTCTGGCGTGGTTGCAGCGCAGCATGGCCCGGGTGGTCTTCCCCGAGCTGTGGTCGGCCCGGACCGCGATGTGA